A genomic stretch from Lathyrus oleraceus cultivar Zhongwan6 chromosome 2, CAAS_Psat_ZW6_1.0, whole genome shotgun sequence includes:
- the LOC127117682 gene encoding aspartate carbamoyltransferase 1, chloroplastic, translating to MTVASMLSSNSMNVGVSNPKMSSKTSACCLLNRPWPSSCSMSISSCGQFGVSEKSKLLCGAGALQVESAPLFSVGQKFQLDDVIEAQQFDRETLSAIFEVARSMENIRGNSSGSQMLKGYLMATLFYEPSTRTRLSFESAMKRLGGDVLTTENAREFSSAAKGETLEDTIRTVEGYSDIIVLRHFESGAARRAAATANIPVINAGDGPGQHPSQALLDVYTIEREIGKLDGIKVGLVGDLANGRTVRSLAYLLAKYRDVKLYFVSPNVVKMKDDIKEYLTSKGVEWEESSDLMEVASKCDVVYQTRIQKERFGEKLNLYEEARGKYIVNQDVLKVMQNHAVVMHPLPKLDEIEADVDNDPRAAYFRQAKNGLYIRMALLKVLLLGW from the exons ATGACAGTTGCATCTATGTTATCCTCAAACTCTATGAATGTGGGAGTTTCCAATCCAAAGATGTCTTCAAAAACCTCTGCTTGTTGTTTGCTGAACCGGCCATGGCCGTCGAGTTGTTCGATGTCAATTTCATCATGTGGGCAGTTTGGAGTTTCGGAAAAATCGAAACTTTTGTGCGGGGCAGGTGCGCTTCAAGTTGAAAGTGCACCTTTGTTTTCTGTTGGGCAAAAGTTTCAACTTGATGATGTGATTGAAGCTCAACAGTTTGATAGAGAAACTCTCAGTGCTATATTTGAAGTTGCTCGGAGTATGGAGAATATTAGGGGTAACTCGTCCGGGAGCCAGATGCTTAAGGGTTACCTCATGGCGACACTGTTTTACGAGCCTTCCACTAGAACTAGGCTTTCATTTGAGTCTGCTATGAAAAGATTAGGTGGTGATGTACTCACAACTGAAAATGCTAGGGAGTTTTCGTCTGCGGCTAAAGGAGAGACACTCGAAG ATACTATAAGAACGGTTGAAGGTTACTCTGATATAATTGTATTGCGCCACTTTGAAAGCGGTGCAGCGAGAAGAGCTGCAGCGACTGCTAACATTCCGGTTATCAATGCTGGGGATGGCCCAGGACAGCATCCCAGCCAG GCGTTGTTAGACGTTTATACCATTGAACGAGAGATAGGAAAACTGGATGGAATTAAAGTTGGGCTTGTCGGAGACCTTGCTAATGGAAGGACAGTTCGCTCACTTGCATACTTACTTGCCAAGTACCGTGACGTTAAATTATATTTTGTATCTCCTAACGTGGTTAAAATGAAG GATGACATAAAAGAGTATCTGACATCAAAAGGAGTGGAGTGGGAAGAAAGTTCTGATTTGATGGAAGTCGCTTCTAAGTGCGATGTGGTTTATCAAACTCGCATTCAGAAGGAAAGATTTGGAGAGAAACTTAACCTTTACGAAGAAGCAAGAGGAAAGTATATTGTGAATCAAGATGTTCTAAAGGTGATGCAAAATCATGCTGTTGTAATGCACCCTCTTCCCAAACTCGACGAA ATCGAAGCTGATGTCGATAATGATCCAAGAGCTGCTTATTTTAGGCAGGCAAAGAATGGCTTATACATTAGGATGGCTCTATTGAAGGTTTTGCTTCTTGGATGGTGA